A genomic region of Lasioglossum baleicum chromosome 16, iyLasBale1, whole genome shotgun sequence contains the following coding sequences:
- the LOC143216901 gene encoding cadherin-23-like produces the protein MVTTKMTLRKPTTTFTRLLRSYKRRRFKHEWLAFVFMCLLTGCSARNNPPRFLIDGQTEIILRLKEGSDTPVGSLIYRLRGVDPDGDSLTFGVRDQPGSDVIRVENFSQNEANIYLNKLLDREVRDEYALVLTLTDGRLGEGNFITQSLLLLVEDVNDNVPIFRPHPTSLTIREDSGPGILATVEATDADLGVHGQVVYYLQELDGDNDVFSISTVNGKGIVRLVGRLDYERKYLYQLRILAIDRAINEKVNTGTTAILVKVQDVEDQPPEFITMTPVARISENARIGTSVLQVRAVDGDKGINNKVTYSITQGPRYLFDIDATSGLVFTRAQLDREAEENAEGAFVLEITVREVSKIVPAPSVSTEVTIILTDVNDETPKFRNPRYRAEINENAPYNTPVNFIGDAIPEVYDHDLGSNGTFRIFIDGDDGIFDVTPSRGINEAPFLIRVKNSSKLDFETISEVNFTLIAKEVVPVKPKYSMVPVTVFIRDQNDNYPEFTENIYEVSIPENCAVGTTVAWVQALDDDSGHFGTRGIRYTHLGGSIAHALSMDHKTGVITVKEPGQSFDRELVSRHYLTIEARDDLGKGNRNTVQLIVNINDVNDNAPVFLQNKYEAVLLENQANFESPLVVEAFDIDLNGTKNSEVIYALVSGEFSRNFTIDPKRGIIVPSSPLDYEELPVNKGHKAAPVRSLRLTVRARDAGSPSLSSDAPLIIYLKDINDNPPAFERTMYKRSIPEDLAGGTSVVQVKAWDKDLSSPNNKLVYRIQSGAGDKFVISPETGVIRVAPGSNLDPDLTSPKTTRYSLNVLAIDSGTEIQRTADVLVNITIVDVNNKPPVFLDPGTVTIRENTQVGSYVHRVVANDPDIAPILRYRIDPNSSEARNEEGTLIKIQEYDYLSALELNALDGLLRVVKLLDRERVETIRLGLVVEDLAAVRGIQTAFATLNIIIEDENDNNPRFRRPFYRRSVTENSKNGVNIANIVADDADKNRSITYTLESPQELTDLVHLDSETGEMVVANKIDREQYSWLNLTVRATDSGIPPRSSLSEVYVHVLDENDNNPYFVTDIGNLTVLENAKLGTEIAVIQASDPDSGDYGKITYLLDRMSSQGTFAIHPEYGTLTVADSIDWEARQSYVLVIEAWDNYQFGYTAGESRNAFKQIQVTVTDVNDNAPKMDIPSTCITISEFHDAKDLIYVIKTKDADDPTTPNGRVKIRIISGNELGLFILEQIDYWTASIKAAHSLRGKFGNYSLSVEARDLGSPSNKDSQTLNVCVTDYNDNPPVFISPQHNTTIRVPENVTIGTPIIQIEAKDADTGPNGDVHYRLKQDLAGHWRTFDIDDTTGVVTLKLPLDRETQKLYEIRIEAYDLGTPTPLSSDLDLIIYVRNINDYEPQFLVEIFNTNFTEQQFPGTETILLPQTVDRDDVDELDDPPAQVCYFIVSGNDDGFFVLDVFKHELTTAKTLDREQQQQHLLVIKATEDCTTVPTNDSFIEDATDTTLKVIIDVIDINDNPPKFVSKVFTGGVTTEADFGTQFMQIKAIDLDAGDNAVITYYRVGKIHMTLTEGLDDIEIQPFLVNKQTGVVSLNFDPQRGMKGYFDFMVLANDSRGLQDTARVFIYLLREDQRVRFVLRQHPPEVRNRIDTFREILGNVTGAIVNIDEYKTHENHDGSVDRTKTDLYLHLVNRRDNSILEVSEVLELVDRNIEKLDSLFKEFNVLDTQPAQYQPIIQYEQAGTTFWLLTLTLFLGALLILCMALCLSQRASFRRQLKAANASPFGTSDAEFIRGPGRVPNTNKHSVEGSNPIWMHAYENEWFKSDESISHTSERDSLDENALNNEEMMNEVNTNQRNEDKPYYIEPRVSSISSLESIANIPNNFHHTSSLHRAHNTIVNPLGKKIETTEL, from the exons ATGGTTACCACCAAGATGACCTTGAGGAAACCGACGACCACGTTCACGCGGCTGTTACGATCGTACAAAAGGCGCAGATTCAAGCACGAATGGCTCGCATTCGTATTTATGTGCCTTTTGACCGGGTGTTCAGCCAGGAACAATCCTCCACGGTTTCTCATCGACGGCCAGACGGAAATTATTCTTAGGCTAAAGGAAGGCTCTGATACACCTGTCG GCAGTTTAATTTACAGGCTTCGCGGCGTCGATCCCGATGGTGACAGCCTGACGTTCGGTGTTAGAGACCAGCCTGGCAGCGACGTGATTCGGGTCGAGAATTTCAGTCAGAACGAGGCCAATATTTACCTGAACAAATTGCTGGACAGGGAG GTCAGAGACGAGTACGCACTGGTGCTGACCTTAACAGACGGAAGGCTCGGAGAGGGAAACTTTATAACCCAAAGTTTATTGTTGCTCGTGGAAGACGTGAATGACAACGTCCCCATTTTTCGTCCCCACCCAACGTCACTCACAATTAGAGAAGATTCTGGGCCAGGCATTCTGGCCACTGTCGAAGCGACTGACGCTGACCTGGGCGTCCACGGGCAGGTGGTCTACTATCTTCAGGAGCTCGACGGTGATAATGACGTGTTCAGTATCTCCACTGTTAATGGGAAAGGCATCGTGCGTCTCGTCGGTCGGCTGGACTACGAGAGGAAGTATTTGTACCAGCTGAGAATTCTGGCCATCGATAGGGCGATCAACGAGAAG GTAAATACAGGGACAACCGCGATCCTCGTCAAGGTTCAGGACGTCGAGGACCAACCACCGGAGTTCATCACCATGACGCCTGTTGCCAGGATCAGTGAAAATGCCAGGATTGGAACGTCCGTTCTTCAAG TGCGAGCAGTGGACGGTGACAAAGGGATCAACAACAAGGTGACCTACAGCATCACCCAAGGTCCACGATATTTATTCGATATCGACGCCACTTCCGGTCTAGTGTTCACCAGAGCGCAGCTGGATAGAGAAGCGGAGGAGAACGCGGAGGGTGCGTTTGTGTTGGAGATCACCGTAAGGGAAGTCTCGAAGATAGTACCGGCGCCTTCGGTTTCGACGGAAGTCACCATCATTCTTACGGACGTTAACGACGAGACGCCTAAGTTCCGAAACCCGCGCTACAGGGCCGAGATCAATGAAAACGCGCCATACAATACGCCGGTTAACTTCATCGGCGATGCGATACCGGAAGTCTATGATCATGACCTG GGATCGAATGgtacttttcgaatattcatcgATGGCGATGACGGAATATTTGACGTTACGCCATCCAGGGGAATCAACGAAGCTCCTTTTCTAATTCGTGTGAAGAATTCCAGTAAACTGGATTTCGAAACGATATCAG AGGTGAATTTTACGTTAATCGCGAAAGAAGTGGTGCCAGTTAAACCGAAATACAGCATGGTGCCGGTAACTGTGTTCATAAGGGACCAAAACGACAATTATCCCGAGTTTACCGAGAACATCTACGAGGTGTCAATTCCAGAGAATTGCGCTGTGGGGACTACAGTGGCGTGGGTGCAAGCGTTGGATGACGACAGCGGCCATTTTGGAACCCGAGGAATCCGATACACGCACTTGGGGGGCAGTATTGCTCACGC ACTGTCAATGGATCACAAGACTGGTGTAATCACGGTGAAAGAGCCAGGTCAGAGTTTCGATCGAGAACTAGTGTCTCGTCATTACTTGACTATCGAGGCGAGAGATGACCTCGGCAAGGGCAATCGTAACACTGTCCAACTAATTGTGAACATCAACGACGTGAATGACAACGCGCCGGTGTTCTTGCAGAACAAATACGAAGCTGTTCTTCTGGAAAATCAGGCCAACTTTGAGTCACCGTTGGTGGTCGAAGCTTTCGACATCGATTTGAATG GTACCAAGAACAGCGAAGTGATCTACGCACTGGTATCAGGAGAATTCTCCCGGAATTTCACTATCGATCCAAAGCGTGGGATCATCGTTCCATCATCACCGCTGGACTACGAAGAATTGCCAGTCAATAAAGGTCACAAAGCGGCACCGGTGCGATCATTGAGATTAACAGTGAGAGCGAGGGATGCGGGCTCGCCGAGTTTGAGCTCGGACGCTCCATTAATTATTTACTTAAAGGATATCAACGACAATCCACCCGCTTTCGAGAGGACTATGTACAAGAGAAGCATTCCTGAAGATCTAGCTGGTGGCACTAGCGTAGTCCAG GTCAAAGCCTGGGACAAGGACCTCTCCTCGCCCAACAACAAATTGGTTTATCGAATCCAGAGCGGTGCTGGCGATAAATTCGTAATTAGCCCCGAGACAGGCGTGATTAGGGTCGCTCCGGGTTCGAATTTGGATCCAGATCTCACGTCCCCGAAAACGACGAGGTATAGCTTGAACGTACTCGCGATTGACAGCGGGACGGAGATCCAGAGGACAGCTGACGTGCTTGTGAATATCACGATCGTGGATGTTAATAATAAACCACCGGTTTTCCTCGATCCTGGCACTGTCACCATTCGAGAGAATACTCAG GTTGGATCGTACGTGCATCGCGTCGTCGCGAACGATCCCGATATCGCGCCGATTTTGCGATATCGTATCGATCCGAATTCGTCGGAAGCGAGGAACGAGGAGGGTACGCTAATTAAAATTCAAGAATACGATTACCTGTCCGCGTTGGAATTAAATGCGCTCGACGGACTGCTCCGAGTGGTTAAATTGCTGGATCGAGAAAGAGTGGAGACGATCAGACTGGGTCTTGTGGTGGAGGACTTGGCTGCAGTTAGGGGAATACAAACTGCCTTCg CAACGCTGAACATAATAATCGAGGACGAGAATGACAATAACCCGAGGTTCCGCAGACCATTCTACAGACGGTCGGTGACGGAGAACAGTAAAAATGGCGTCAACATTGCTAACATCGTCGCCGATGACGCTGACAAAAATCGTAGCATCACTTACACCTTGGAAAGTCCACAAGAGTTGACAGATTTGGTTCATCTTGATTCTGAAACTGGGGAAATGGTCGTCGCGAATAAAATCGATAGGGAGCAATATTCCTGGCTTAATTTAACAGTCAGAGCTACCGACTCAGGGATACCACCCAG ATCGAGCCTGTCAGAGGTCTACGTTCACGTGTTGGACGAAAACGACAATAATCCATACTTCGTGACCGATATTGGTAACCTGACGGTGTTGGAGAATGCAAAGTTAGGTACAGAGATCGCTGTGATCCAAGCTAGTGATCCTGACAGTGGGGATTATGGGAAAATTACTTATCTACTCGATAGAATGTCGTCTCAG gGCACTTTTGCTATTCATCCTGAGTATGGCACACTGACAGTGGCTGACTCTATCGATTGGGAGGCTAGGCAAAGTTATGTTCTGGTAATCGAAGCGTGGGACAATTACCAGTTCGGCTACACTGCTGGTGAATCCAGAAACGCGTTCAAGCAGATTCA GGTGACAGTGACTGACGTCAACGACAACGCTCCGAAAATGGACATTCCGTCGACATGCATCACTATATCGGAGTTCCACGATGCGAAAGATTTAATTTACGTCATCAAGACGAAGGATGCTGATGACCCAACAACCCCTAATGGTCGTGTGAAAATTAGAATAATTTCTGGAAACGAATTAG GTCTGTTCATTCTGGAACAAATAGATTATTGGACAGCGAGTATAAAAGCGGCTCACTCGCTTCGGGGAAAATTTGGCAATTACTCACTGTCGGTGGAGGCACGCGATCTTGGCAGTCCTTCCAACAAAGACAGTCAGACTTTGAATGTCTGTGTTACTGACTACAATGATAATCCGCCGGTGTTTATCAGCCCTCAACATAACACGACGATCCGCGTACCGGag AACGTGACAATTGGGACACCGATTATCCAAATTGAAGCAAAAGACGCAGACACAGGTCCGAACGGCGACGTTCACTATCGCCTGAAGCAGGATCTTGCTGGTCATTGGAGAACTTTTGATATTGACGACACAACTGGGGTAGTGACTTTAAAACTTCCCTTGGACAGAGAAACTCAAAAATTGTATGag ATCCGGATAGAAGCGTACGATCTAGGCACCCCGACCCCTCTAAGCTCGGACCTAGATTTGATAATCTACGTTCGAAATATCAACGACTACGAGCCGCAATTTTTAGTGGAGATTTTCAACACGAATTTCACCGAGCAACAATTTCCTGGTACGGAAACCATTTTGCTACCTCAGACTGTCGATCGCGATGACGTCGACGAACTCGATGATCCTCCAGCTCAAGTTTGCTACTTTATCGTCAGCGGAAACGACGATGGTTTCTTCGTCCTTGACGTATTCAAACACGAATTAACC ACTGCCAAGACGTTGGACAgggaacagcaacagcaacatttGTTAGTTATAAAAGCGACGGAGGACTGCACCACAGTTCCAACGAACGACAGCTTCATCGAGGATGCAACAGACACCACGTTAAAAGTCATTATAGACGTGATCGACATCAATGACAACCCGCCGAAATTCGTCAGTAAAGTGTTCACTGGGGGCGTGACCACGGAGGCTGATTTCGGCACACAGTTTATGCAAATTAAG GCGATCGATTTAGATGCTGGAGACAATGCAGTGATCACTTATTATAGAGTTGGCAAAATTCACATGACGTTGACAGAGGGTCTTGATGACATCGAGATACAACCCTTCCTCGTTAATAAGCAAACTGGAGTTGTGAGTCTGAACTTTGACCCACAGAGAGGAATGAAAGGGTACTTTGATTTTATG GTTCTAGCTAATGACTCTCGCGGTCTGCAAGACACAGCTAGagtgtttatttatttactacGGGAAGACCAACGAGTCCGGTTCGTGCTGAGACAGCATCCACCGGAAGTCCGTAACAGAATAGACACGTTCAGAGA GATCTTGGGCAACGTGACGGGAGCGATAGTGAACATCGACGAGTATAAGACCCACGAAAATCACGACGGTTCGGTGGACAGAACGAAAACAGACCTCTATCTGCACCTTGTCAATCGCCGAGACAATTCGATCCTCGAGGTGTCCGAGGTTCTCGAGTTGGTCGACAGAAACATCGAAAAGCTCGACAGCCTGTTCAAGGAATTCAATGTTCTCGACACGCAACCGGCTCAGTATCAGCCGATTATTCAGTACGAGCAAGCGGGGACGACTTTTTGGCTTTTGACTTTGACCCTGTTTCTAGGCGCACTGCTAATTTTGTGCATGGCTCTCTGCCTTTCACAGAGAGCCTCGTTCCGAAGGCAACTGAAGGCGGCGAACGCGTCTCCTTTTG GTACCTCGGACGCAGAGTTCATCAGAGGTCCCGGACGCGTTCCAAACACGAATAAGCACAGCGTGGAGGGTTCGAATCCAATATGGATGCACGCTTACGAGAACGAATGGTTCAAAAGCGACGAGTCCATTAGTCACACCTCCGAGCGTGACTCTCTCGATGAGAATGCACTGAACAACGAAGAAATGATGAACGAAGTGAACACGAACCAAAGAAACGAAGACAAACCGTATTACATCGAGCCAAGAGTGTCTTCCATTTCAAG CTTAGAGAGCATTGCGAATATTCCGAACAACTTCCACCACACGTCGTCGTTGCATCGAGCACACAACACGATCGTGAATCCTCTCGGCAAGAAAATCGAAACAACGGAGCTTTAA